The genome window CAAAGGCTTAGTCGAGAAGTTACAAGGAAATGGTGATCAAGCGATTGCCTTACTGGACCAGGCGCTCGAAATTTCTGCCAATGATCCGATTGCCTTACTGAGTAAATCTAACGTTTACATGGAGCAAGACAAAACCGAAGAAGCTTTTGCCATTGCAAAGCAAAACATCCAGTACAACGCAGAACGCTCCTATGTTGTTCGCAACTTTATGGCTGCAGCGGGACAACTCGACCGTGGTGCCGAAGCTACCGAGTGGGTGAAGCAACTCTATGATGCAGACTCCAACAACGCGAATCTACTATGGGCATACGGTGTTGGACTTGCAGCAAGCAACCAAAAAGAACAAGCCATCGAATTGTTAACATCCGTTCCAGAAGAAAAACAAATTCCGCCAACACGTCAGTTACTAGGTGATTTGTATATTCAAACCAACCAGCTAATTAAAGCCGAAGATGTTTACAAAACATGGGTGGAGCTCAACCCAGATAGTAAACAGGCACACCAACGCTTGATTGCATCAAATGAATTACAGCACGACTATTCTGACGCGCTACAAAATGCAAAAGCCGCAATTCGAGAATTTCCTGCTGACTCATCATTTCAGTTGATACTGGCAACCATGCTGTTTGAGAACGATCAAGTTCGTGCTTCTCGCCTTGCGATTGAAGACATGGATGATGAGACTGCACAGCACCCAGTTGCAGTGCGCTTACAAGCTCGTATTGCGCTTCATCAAAAAGATTTCGACAAGGGTATTGAGCTTTGGAGACAATATTACGAAATGCGTCCTACGGTTCGTAATTTGACGTCTCTGGCGGATGTTTATGAACTTACAGGCAACTCAGAAAAAGCCATTGAAGTGATCGAAGCAGATATGGGGAACTTTACAAATACCACCCCATCTCACTTGAAGTTAGCCCATTTGTACATGGGGACTGATAGCGCAAAATCAGCACAACACTATGAAGCGGTGTTAGCCGAAAACCCTGGTAACGTCATGGCACTGAATAACTTGGCTTGGCTGCACTTAGAGGAAGGTCAATTTGGCCCTGCCAAAGAATATTCTGAACGAGCTTATAAAGCGGCAGGGAAACACCCCGCAATTGCTGATACATATGGCTTTGCATTGCTTAAGACGGGCAACAGTGCAAAAGCATTGGAAGTTTTACAAACAGCATATGAAGCAGATAGCAGTAACCAAGAAATTGCCATCCACTATGCTGCGGCTCTAGTTGCTAACAGCCAAAAAACTCAAGCCAAGCAGGTTCTAAGCACCACGACTCCTCCTACAGAAGCACTGGAAACGCTTAAAGCGGAATTAATGAGCCAGCTATAAGCTGTGACACATTCTTAAGACCACAAAAAAGCCGCTTTCCAAGCGGCTTTTTTGTGGTCTTTGCATTTTTATTTAAATAAGCGTACCTGCCGAGCATCTACATCGTCCGAGTCCAGCTTGACACTAAGGCGCGCCTCCCGACCATCTTTTTCAATATGCTTATCGATCACGGCATACAACTTCTTAAACCCATCAGGCAAGGAACGATGCAGCATTTCAGCATTAATGTAATAAGGTGCACGCTTACCGTGATACTCGATGGCAGGCCCCAGTTGGCGAAATTTAACACCAATGAAAGCCATACTCCGTGCCAGACGAGGTTCCATCATTACAAAAGCATGTTTATGTTCACTGTGAATCGCCAATGATCCAGCTGCCAGATATAAACCAATCGCTAAGAATGGAAAACAGCGCAACTCTTCAGCAGAGTAGCTTGTTTCGTTAATAGCACCGGTAGCTGCGCCCTTGAAGCGGTCGGTATTACGACGCCTAAATTGAGCAGGTACTGCCAATCGGGATATTTCACAGATATCTTTACGCGCAAAGTCGCTTGGCTTTAAATCGGCCCCCTCAAAAGCATGAGCACAATACTTCTCAATCGGCAGCAACTCATCTTCTTCTTGCGGAGCAACCACCCGTACCGTTCCAGCATAATCTTTTGATGACCTGTGCTGCATCAAACAATAGCGGCTGTACTTGTCGAATTCATCCGATTCTTTAGCATCATCTCTAGGAGCCTCAAATTCGAGCTCCTCACAGTAAACTTGATGCCGAATACGGTATACAGCCGACACTGTATCTTTTCTATAAGCGACTTGGGGTAAGAGAAATTCTGAAAAGTGCTTTGCTATTCGGGTACCTTCACGATTAATCATAACTTTAATCGCAATGTTAACCAATGGTCCGATGATGGGCATGGCCGCGTACCGCTTGA of Echinimonas agarilytica contains these proteins:
- a CDS encoding PEP-CTERM/exosortase system-associated acyltransferase, with the protein product MNKKLKRYAAMPIIGPLVNIAIKVMINREGTRIAKHFSEFLLPQVAYRKDTVSAVYRIRHQVYCEELEFEAPRDDAKESDEFDKYSRYCLMQHRSSKDYAGTVRVVAPQEEDELLPIEKYCAHAFEGADLKPSDFARKDICEISRLAVPAQFRRRNTDRFKGAATGAINETSYSAEELRCFPFLAIGLYLAAGSLAIHSEHKHAFVMMEPRLARSMAFIGVKFRQLGPAIEYHGKRAPYYINAEMLHRSLPDGFKKLYAVIDKHIEKDGREARLSVKLDSDDVDARQVRLFK